A genomic region of Dunckerocampus dactyliophorus isolate RoL2022-P2 chromosome 8, RoL_Ddac_1.1, whole genome shotgun sequence contains the following coding sequences:
- the os9 gene encoding protein OS-9 isoform X3, producing MAAHIIRWFNRLYVLTLICPICVTAFLNLEELNEMKYGIEILPDPVILGQTKADEVMMVSSKYKQMYECRLPAQAVRFHQDPASEPDTGTGYTGPDIPDLLRTMHDSPCLVKTKDWWTYEFCYGRHIRQYHLEDSEIKGSVLFLGYFESEFDWHNETAKAAKQHRLKRYHSHTYVNGSKCDISGNPREAEVRFVCENGSADYIARVDEPQSCRYVLTVHTGRTCQHPSLRPPSSGQPQGIVCQPALSAQQYMDYVKAQVSDTKRKVEQISQELRTLDEMLAGNEEAASPVEVAAEESSPEPSADGPDRPDTKADVAAVSEDAGSEEAEDSQFWEGVAKPGSPKTSASHQGHEAADADMNSHADNEVIDDDTEDENFNFKIITDPADLMKFVQHLKESNRKKAQKQAKRRAEQQQARERASAKTGKDEGEDDEDELLLREFEEEMADVSVPADKSHEIKEKMQKEFDNIIDEAQQELETEGLKGEFDRTQATQALETTLDKLLDHLEEKDEQDPIEDQRANDPTRGSPGLVPKQPGRIEVKILTRKNAEEAGEQWLTEQDTKSFRELLINLLTGGTEEVYKEQKRLQELENNYKFVWGEARDESQSTSTSDSEDVDL from the exons ATGGCCGCTCACATAATACGATGGTTTAATAGATTATACGTTTTGACGTTGATATGCCCCATCTGTGTCACGGCTTTCTTAAATTTGGAAGAACTGAATGAGATGAAATATGGCATTGAAATTCTTCCCGATCCCGTCATCTTGGGGCAG ACCAAGGCAGATGAGGTTATGATGGTGTCCAGCAAGTACAAGCAGATGTACGAGTGTCGACTTCCAGCCCAAGCGGTCCGCTTTCACCAGGACCCGGCTTCAGAGCCCGACACGGGAACCGGGTACACGGGACCGGACATCCCTGATCTACTCAGAACAATGCATGATTCCCCCTGTCTAGTGAAG ACAAAAGACTGGTGGACGTATGAGTTCTGCTACGGTCGGCATATCAGGCAGTACCACCTTGAAG actcaGAAATCAAAGGGAGCGTTCTTTTTCTTGGTTACTTTGAGTCTGAATTTGATTGGCACAATGAAACAGCAAAG GCCGCCAAGCAGCACAGATTGAAGCGCTACCACAGCCATACCTACGTAAATGGCTCCAAGTGTGACATCAGCGGGAATCCCAGGGAGGCCGAAGTCCGG TTTGTGTGTGAAAACGGTTCTGCCGACTACATCGCCCGAGTGGACGAGCCCCAGTCGTGTCGCTACGTGCTGACCGTTCACACCGGTCGCACCTGCCAGCATCCTTCGCTGCGGCCTCCTTCCTCTGGCCAGCCTCAGGGGATCGTATGCCAGCCGGCACTCAGCGCCCAACAATACATGGACTACGTCAAAGCACAAGTCT CGGACACAAAGCGTAAAGTGGAGCAAATCTCCCAGGAGCTCAGGACTCTAGATGAGATGTTGGCTGGTAATGAAGAGGCGGCGTCACCCGTGGAAGTGGCTGCAGAGGAAAGCTCACCAGAACCGAGCGCTGATGGCCCAGACCGGCCGGACACAAAAG CAGATGTGGCTGCTGTGTCAGAGGATGCAGGGTCAGAAGAGGCAGAGGATTCTCAATTTTGGGAGGGGGTTGCAAAACCAGGAAGTCCAAAAACAAGCGCTTCTCACCAGGGACATGAG GCAGCTGATGCTGACATGAACTCACATGCAGACAATGAAGTCATAGATGACGACACTGAAG ATGAAAATTTCAATTTCAAAATCATCACGGACCCAGCAGACCTGATGAAGTTCGTCCAGCATCTGAAGGAGAGCAACAGAAAG AAAGCGCAAAAGCAAGCCAAACGCCGAGCAGAGCAGCAACAAGCCAGGGAAAGGGCGTCGGCCAAGACCGGCAAGGACGAGGGAGAGGATGACGAAGATGAGCTGCTGCTTCGGGAGTTTGAGGAGGAGATGGCGGACGTCTCAGTGCCGGCTGATAAAAGTCATGAGATAAAAGAGAAAATGCAAAAGGAGTTTGACAACATCATTGATGAG gCGCAGCAGGAATTGGAGACAGAAGGTCTGAAAGGCGAGTTTGATCGCACTCAGGCGACGCAAGCACTGGAGACGACACTGGATAAGCTGCTGGACCATCTGGAGGAGAAAGATGAGCAGGACCCTATCGAGGACCAAAGAGCCAATGACCCAACCCGGGGCAGCCCTGGCTTGGTGCCCAAGCAGCCTG GTAGAATTGAGGTGAAGATCTTGACACGAAAGAACGCAGAAGAGGCGGGCGAACAGTGGCTGACGGAGCAAGATACAAAGTCCTTCCGAGAGCTCCTCATAAACCTGCTG ACCGGAGGCACAGAGGAAGTTTACAAGGAGCAAAAGCGCCTGCAGGAGTTGGAGAACAACTACAAGTTTGTGTGGGGCGAGGCCCGGGACGAGTCCCAGTCTACCAGCACGTCTGACTCGGAGGACGTAGATTTATGA
- the os9 gene encoding protein OS-9 isoform X2, with protein MAAHIIRWFNRLYVLTLICPICVTAFLNLEELNEMKYGIEILPDPVILGQTKADEVMMVSSKYKQMYECRLPAQAVRFHQDPASEPDTGTGYTGPDIPDLLRTMHDSPCLVKTKDWWTYEFCYGRHIRQYHLEDSEIKGSVLFLGYFESEFDWHNETAKAAKQHRLKRYHSHTYVNGSKCDISGNPREAEVRFVCENGSADYIARVDEPQSCRYVLTVHTGRTCQHPSLRPPSSGQPQGIVCQPALSAQQYMDYVKAQVSDTKRKVEQISQELRTLDEMLAGNEEAASPVEVAAEESSPEPSADGPDRPDTKDVAAVSEDAGSEEAEDSQFWEGVAKPGSPKTSASHQGHEAADADMNSHADNEVIDDDTEDENFNFKIITDPADLMKFVQHLKESNRKKAQKQAKRRAEQQQARERASAKTGKDEGEDDEDELLLREFEEEMADVSVPADKSHEIKEKMQKEFDNIIDEAQQELETEGLKGEFDRTQATQALETTLDKLLDHLEEKDEQDPIEDQRANDPTRGSPGLVPKQPEQDADDHIKIKITKYKAGSSPDGELTVQELDKGDPEWQHIKDVVKEQLEKAGLKAEGRIEVKILTRKNAEEAGEQWLTEQDTKSFRELLINLLTGGTEEVYKEQKRLQELENNYKFVWGEARDESQSTSTSDSEDVDL; from the exons ATGGCCGCTCACATAATACGATGGTTTAATAGATTATACGTTTTGACGTTGATATGCCCCATCTGTGTCACGGCTTTCTTAAATTTGGAAGAACTGAATGAGATGAAATATGGCATTGAAATTCTTCCCGATCCCGTCATCTTGGGGCAG ACCAAGGCAGATGAGGTTATGATGGTGTCCAGCAAGTACAAGCAGATGTACGAGTGTCGACTTCCAGCCCAAGCGGTCCGCTTTCACCAGGACCCGGCTTCAGAGCCCGACACGGGAACCGGGTACACGGGACCGGACATCCCTGATCTACTCAGAACAATGCATGATTCCCCCTGTCTAGTGAAG ACAAAAGACTGGTGGACGTATGAGTTCTGCTACGGTCGGCATATCAGGCAGTACCACCTTGAAG actcaGAAATCAAAGGGAGCGTTCTTTTTCTTGGTTACTTTGAGTCTGAATTTGATTGGCACAATGAAACAGCAAAG GCCGCCAAGCAGCACAGATTGAAGCGCTACCACAGCCATACCTACGTAAATGGCTCCAAGTGTGACATCAGCGGGAATCCCAGGGAGGCCGAAGTCCGG TTTGTGTGTGAAAACGGTTCTGCCGACTACATCGCCCGAGTGGACGAGCCCCAGTCGTGTCGCTACGTGCTGACCGTTCACACCGGTCGCACCTGCCAGCATCCTTCGCTGCGGCCTCCTTCCTCTGGCCAGCCTCAGGGGATCGTATGCCAGCCGGCACTCAGCGCCCAACAATACATGGACTACGTCAAAGCACAAGTCT CGGACACAAAGCGTAAAGTGGAGCAAATCTCCCAGGAGCTCAGGACTCTAGATGAGATGTTGGCTGGTAATGAAGAGGCGGCGTCACCCGTGGAAGTGGCTGCAGAGGAAAGCTCACCAGAACCGAGCGCTGATGGCCCAGACCGGCCGGACACAAAAG ATGTGGCTGCTGTGTCAGAGGATGCAGGGTCAGAAGAGGCAGAGGATTCTCAATTTTGGGAGGGGGTTGCAAAACCAGGAAGTCCAAAAACAAGCGCTTCTCACCAGGGACATGAG GCAGCTGATGCTGACATGAACTCACATGCAGACAATGAAGTCATAGATGACGACACTGAAG ATGAAAATTTCAATTTCAAAATCATCACGGACCCAGCAGACCTGATGAAGTTCGTCCAGCATCTGAAGGAGAGCAACAGAAAG AAAGCGCAAAAGCAAGCCAAACGCCGAGCAGAGCAGCAACAAGCCAGGGAAAGGGCGTCGGCCAAGACCGGCAAGGACGAGGGAGAGGATGACGAAGATGAGCTGCTGCTTCGGGAGTTTGAGGAGGAGATGGCGGACGTCTCAGTGCCGGCTGATAAAAGTCATGAGATAAAAGAGAAAATGCAAAAGGAGTTTGACAACATCATTGATGAG gCGCAGCAGGAATTGGAGACAGAAGGTCTGAAAGGCGAGTTTGATCGCACTCAGGCGACGCAAGCACTGGAGACGACACTGGATAAGCTGCTGGACCATCTGGAGGAGAAAGATGAGCAGGACCCTATCGAGGACCAAAGAGCCAATGACCCAACCCGGGGCAGCCCTGGCTTGGTGCCCAAGCAGCCTG AGCAAGACGCTGATGACCATATTAAGATCAAAATAACTAAGTATAAGGCAGGCAGCAGCCCCGATGGCGAGTTGACAGTGCAGGAGTTGGACAAAGGAGATCCCGAGTGGCAGCACATAAAGGATGTGGTTAAAGAACAGCTAGAGAAAGCAGGACTGAAGGCCGAAG GTAGAATTGAGGTGAAGATCTTGACACGAAAGAACGCAGAAGAGGCGGGCGAACAGTGGCTGACGGAGCAAGATACAAAGTCCTTCCGAGAGCTCCTCATAAACCTGCTG ACCGGAGGCACAGAGGAAGTTTACAAGGAGCAAAAGCGCCTGCAGGAGTTGGAGAACAACTACAAGTTTGTGTGGGGCGAGGCCCGGGACGAGTCCCAGTCTACCAGCACGTCTGACTCGGAGGACGTAGATTTATGA
- the os9 gene encoding protein OS-9 isoform X1 produces the protein MAAHIIRWFNRLYVLTLICPICVTAFLNLEELNEMKYGIEILPDPVILGQTKADEVMMVSSKYKQMYECRLPAQAVRFHQDPASEPDTGTGYTGPDIPDLLRTMHDSPCLVKTKDWWTYEFCYGRHIRQYHLEDSEIKGSVLFLGYFESEFDWHNETAKAAKQHRLKRYHSHTYVNGSKCDISGNPREAEVRFVCENGSADYIARVDEPQSCRYVLTVHTGRTCQHPSLRPPSSGQPQGIVCQPALSAQQYMDYVKAQVSDTKRKVEQISQELRTLDEMLAGNEEAASPVEVAAEESSPEPSADGPDRPDTKADVAAVSEDAGSEEAEDSQFWEGVAKPGSPKTSASHQGHEAADADMNSHADNEVIDDDTEDENFNFKIITDPADLMKFVQHLKESNRKKAQKQAKRRAEQQQARERASAKTGKDEGEDDEDELLLREFEEEMADVSVPADKSHEIKEKMQKEFDNIIDEAQQELETEGLKGEFDRTQATQALETTLDKLLDHLEEKDEQDPIEDQRANDPTRGSPGLVPKQPEQDADDHIKIKITKYKAGSSPDGELTVQELDKGDPEWQHIKDVVKEQLEKAGLKAEGRIEVKILTRKNAEEAGEQWLTEQDTKSFRELLINLLTGGTEEVYKEQKRLQELENNYKFVWGEARDESQSTSTSDSEDVDL, from the exons ATGGCCGCTCACATAATACGATGGTTTAATAGATTATACGTTTTGACGTTGATATGCCCCATCTGTGTCACGGCTTTCTTAAATTTGGAAGAACTGAATGAGATGAAATATGGCATTGAAATTCTTCCCGATCCCGTCATCTTGGGGCAG ACCAAGGCAGATGAGGTTATGATGGTGTCCAGCAAGTACAAGCAGATGTACGAGTGTCGACTTCCAGCCCAAGCGGTCCGCTTTCACCAGGACCCGGCTTCAGAGCCCGACACGGGAACCGGGTACACGGGACCGGACATCCCTGATCTACTCAGAACAATGCATGATTCCCCCTGTCTAGTGAAG ACAAAAGACTGGTGGACGTATGAGTTCTGCTACGGTCGGCATATCAGGCAGTACCACCTTGAAG actcaGAAATCAAAGGGAGCGTTCTTTTTCTTGGTTACTTTGAGTCTGAATTTGATTGGCACAATGAAACAGCAAAG GCCGCCAAGCAGCACAGATTGAAGCGCTACCACAGCCATACCTACGTAAATGGCTCCAAGTGTGACATCAGCGGGAATCCCAGGGAGGCCGAAGTCCGG TTTGTGTGTGAAAACGGTTCTGCCGACTACATCGCCCGAGTGGACGAGCCCCAGTCGTGTCGCTACGTGCTGACCGTTCACACCGGTCGCACCTGCCAGCATCCTTCGCTGCGGCCTCCTTCCTCTGGCCAGCCTCAGGGGATCGTATGCCAGCCGGCACTCAGCGCCCAACAATACATGGACTACGTCAAAGCACAAGTCT CGGACACAAAGCGTAAAGTGGAGCAAATCTCCCAGGAGCTCAGGACTCTAGATGAGATGTTGGCTGGTAATGAAGAGGCGGCGTCACCCGTGGAAGTGGCTGCAGAGGAAAGCTCACCAGAACCGAGCGCTGATGGCCCAGACCGGCCGGACACAAAAG CAGATGTGGCTGCTGTGTCAGAGGATGCAGGGTCAGAAGAGGCAGAGGATTCTCAATTTTGGGAGGGGGTTGCAAAACCAGGAAGTCCAAAAACAAGCGCTTCTCACCAGGGACATGAG GCAGCTGATGCTGACATGAACTCACATGCAGACAATGAAGTCATAGATGACGACACTGAAG ATGAAAATTTCAATTTCAAAATCATCACGGACCCAGCAGACCTGATGAAGTTCGTCCAGCATCTGAAGGAGAGCAACAGAAAG AAAGCGCAAAAGCAAGCCAAACGCCGAGCAGAGCAGCAACAAGCCAGGGAAAGGGCGTCGGCCAAGACCGGCAAGGACGAGGGAGAGGATGACGAAGATGAGCTGCTGCTTCGGGAGTTTGAGGAGGAGATGGCGGACGTCTCAGTGCCGGCTGATAAAAGTCATGAGATAAAAGAGAAAATGCAAAAGGAGTTTGACAACATCATTGATGAG gCGCAGCAGGAATTGGAGACAGAAGGTCTGAAAGGCGAGTTTGATCGCACTCAGGCGACGCAAGCACTGGAGACGACACTGGATAAGCTGCTGGACCATCTGGAGGAGAAAGATGAGCAGGACCCTATCGAGGACCAAAGAGCCAATGACCCAACCCGGGGCAGCCCTGGCTTGGTGCCCAAGCAGCCTG AGCAAGACGCTGATGACCATATTAAGATCAAAATAACTAAGTATAAGGCAGGCAGCAGCCCCGATGGCGAGTTGACAGTGCAGGAGTTGGACAAAGGAGATCCCGAGTGGCAGCACATAAAGGATGTGGTTAAAGAACAGCTAGAGAAAGCAGGACTGAAGGCCGAAG GTAGAATTGAGGTGAAGATCTTGACACGAAAGAACGCAGAAGAGGCGGGCGAACAGTGGCTGACGGAGCAAGATACAAAGTCCTTCCGAGAGCTCCTCATAAACCTGCTG ACCGGAGGCACAGAGGAAGTTTACAAGGAGCAAAAGCGCCTGCAGGAGTTGGAGAACAACTACAAGTTTGTGTGGGGCGAGGCCCGGGACGAGTCCCAGTCTACCAGCACGTCTGACTCGGAGGACGTAGATTTATGA